The Zingiber officinale cultivar Zhangliang chromosome 9A, Zo_v1.1, whole genome shotgun sequence genome window below encodes:
- the LOC122018587 gene encoding nucleolin-like, giving the protein MEMLCKCQSSGVSPALCCSAAELFVAEAALAVEKILLSLVLAMGSLSTQTDSLIERPEAIYRILHKSKHESVPENKDDGDSEEDEEDDGDDDQDGDDQEEYGGEGDPSGEENDNEDDENEDPEANGEGGSVEDDDEGDEDDDDDESNEEDEEDDEEELLKPPTKKRK; this is encoded by the exons ATGGAGATGTTGTGCAAATGCCAAAGTAGTGGAGTTTCTCCTGCTCTTTGCTGCTCTGCTGCGGAGTTGTTTGTCGCTGAAGCTGCTTTGGCTGTGGAAAAGATCCTTCTTTCGCTTGTGCTGGCG ATGGGTTCTTTATCAACTCAAACTGATTCGCTTATTGAACGTCCTGAAGCAATTTATAG GATACTCCACAAAAGCAAACATGAATCAGTGCCGGAGAACAAGGACGATGGTGATTCAGAAGAAGACGAAGAGGATGATGGTGATGATGACCAAGATGGTGATGATCAAGAAGAATATGGAGGGGAAGGTGACCCTTCTGGGGAGGAAAATGACAACGAAGATGATGAAAATGAGGACCCAGAGGCCAATGGCGAAGGTGGAAGTGTTGAAGACGATGATGAAGGCGATGAGGATGATGACGACGATGAGTCAAATGAAGAGGATGAGGAAGACGATGAAGAGGAGCTTCTGAAACCACcgacgaagaagaggaagtga